In Nitrososphaerota archaeon, one genomic interval encodes:
- the cca gene encoding CCA tRNA nucleotidyltransferase codes for MDKYDEIIDYVLKKIKPSEKELGEINSLASKIINKCKEKCIKNSLETEVILSGSTAKNTWLRKLGEIDVFVLFNESLDEKKIEEYIIKIGKEVIKDLNGNYRLRYAEHPYVEGFIDKYRVNIVAAYKVPKGEWRSSADRTPYHTEYVNSKIDDYLRDQIRILKAFLIGCKLYGAEIKIGGFSGYLVELLIINFGSFLKVIEEVAKWKPRVYIDIEKLLNEEEALKKFPYNPLIVIDPVDKNRNVAAAVTKTKFSEFIISSKLFLKNPSKKFFFQKKYRPRTIKQIIKEIKKEERNILAISFIDKEIKPPDVLWGELLKTLNGIEKLMNREGFKVIKCDAWSNNKDCLLLYELQTLQLPRNYKHIGPPVYIKNALDFIEKNLKNKDTISGPWIKGYRIYVEKKRNIQNAREFLIEKIKRNEVSIAKRLLPKILKGKMIEGTEIAKLCKNIELREFIDNFLKGRAPYI; via the coding sequence ATGGATAAATATGATGAAATCATTGATTATGTTTTAAAAAAAATTAAACCATCTGAAAAAGAATTGGGAGAAATAAATTCTTTAGCTTCAAAAATAATTAATAAATGTAAAGAAAAATGTATTAAAAATAGTTTAGAAACAGAAGTAATACTTAGTGGTTCAACTGCAAAAAATACTTGGCTTAGAAAGTTAGGAGAAATAGATGTATTTGTTTTATTTAATGAATCCTTAGATGAGAAAAAAATTGAAGAATATATTATTAAAATAGGGAAAGAAGTTATAAAAGATTTGAATGGTAATTATAGATTAAGATATGCAGAACATCCATATGTTGAAGGATTTATAGATAAATATAGAGTAAACATTGTAGCAGCTTATAAAGTTCCTAAAGGAGAATGGAGAAGTTCTGCTGATAGAACGCCATATCATACAGAATATGTTAATTCCAAAATTGACGATTATTTAAGAGATCAAATAAGAATTTTAAAAGCATTTTTAATAGGCTGTAAATTATACGGTGCAGAAATAAAAATTGGAGGTTTTAGTGGATATTTAGTAGAATTGCTTATAATAAACTTTGGTAGTTTTTTGAAAGTTATAGAAGAAGTAGCAAAATGGAAACCACGAGTATACATAGATATTGAAAAATTATTAAATGAAGAGGAGGCTTTAAAAAAATTCCCTTATAATCCATTAATAGTGATAGATCCAGTAGATAAAAATAGGAATGTAGCAGCTGCTGTTACAAAAACAAAGTTTTCTGAATTCATTATTTCTTCTAAATTATTTCTCAAAAACCCATCAAAAAAATTCTTTTTCCAAAAAAAATATAGGCCAAGAACAATTAAGCAAATAATTAAAGAAATTAAAAAAGAAGAAAGAAATATTTTAGCAATTTCATTTATAGATAAGGAAATTAAACCTCCAGATGTTTTATGGGGAGAATTACTAAAAACTCTTAATGGAATAGAAAAATTAATGAATAGAGAAGGGTTTAAAGTAATTAAATGTGATGCATGGAGCAATAATAAAGATTGCTTACTTTTATATGAATTACAAACTCTTCAACTTCCAAGGAATTATAAACATATAGGTCCACCAGTATATATAAAAAATGCTTTAGATTTTATTGAGAAAAATTTAAAAAATAAAGATACTATCTCTGGTCCTTGGATAAAAGGTTATAGAATATATGTAGAAAAGAAGAGAAATATACAAAATGCAAGAGAATTTTTAATTGAAAAAATTAAAAGAAATGAAGTATCAATAGCAAAAAGATTATTACCTAAAATATTAAAAGGGAAAATGATCGAAGGGACAGAAATAGCAAAATTATGTAAAAATATTGAATTAAGAGAATTTATAGATAATTTTCTAAAAGGAAGAGCACCATACATATGA
- a CDS encoding vWA domain-containing protein, producing MKDPEGKWVTGLSLNDFSLSEALLDSKGNVIQELPITFVDYEFGEANSYYQFYGDGFWERSVTDEKLDIVFLVDMTGSMEDEMPGIHSELHEFVDRLLSEHVDFRMAVVKYEGSTVENSPAASYTNWAFTMPFRGTMEAEEIHQWLDNVQLSGGEWWDPAASYDQLMLVVSEFDFRKDARKVIVIITDSPAKSVYGTFWYAPDCSAATLSAVELFLKDKGFEILYSQPEKLQHLKGYFDANINPKAMAGFETFGTRISWPFQQEDIKIKSDQIVESQYFFAWKSQLNIPGDPHNYTVRVTIKAIDPSRSSEWVECSFSYVPYQQTAKLMINVYDEGGNPTDDVWLYFYREMGDRKICTQSQEKPKNGLIFIDRMPIGNYYLITRTHGNPVYSYETLRYEERRRIEIPAEGLNFTLRVKTGEREMELAKARGLLKDLDEYSLPDNPFKDFVAEAEKWLNELEADGITWQEMVAIKRFYVALSGYANFNEYAQRELENAIKDFMEIIKDIYKIIRALKGFAIAREMSFKEILAAAVLELAYDILTGGRFTAAKEAVEKALVALVTYIRTKLISDLVKFILEQIPDMPYKSPIIQMISDCIELARLHEIAKSENMSQVEEEEMFEKKLVNEIMPYYEKVFIESVFKVYYIDRAKTGLYAALESAKSYVPQGENYDDWEEGMFWDFYEYREIVDSIQDTAWNALKTQEDIENWANMLKELADILDLLAQSLDTLGGFYPPFEDEAKAVHKIVIVLDGIQIIPRAIEFGLEVDCIYTLGDKAEVLSYAAFGKT from the coding sequence ATGAAAGATCCAGAAGGAAAATGGGTAACTGGATTATCTTTAAATGATTTTAGTCTCTCTGAAGCTCTTCTTGATTCAAAAGGAAATGTTATTCAAGAGCTACCAATTACTTTTGTCGATTATGAATTTGGTGAAGCAAACTCGTATTATCAGTTTTATGGAGATGGATTCTGGGAAAGATCTGTTACTGATGAGAAATTGGATATTGTCTTTCTAGTGGATATGACAGGTTCAATGGAAGATGAAATGCCTGGAATACATTCTGAGCTTCATGAATTTGTTGATAGACTTCTATCTGAGCATGTTGATTTTCGTATGGCAGTTGTAAAATATGAAGGGAGTACTGTGGAAAATTCTCCTGCCGCATCATATACTAATTGGGCATTCACGATGCCTTTTCGTGGCACTATGGAAGCTGAAGAAATTCATCAATGGTTGGATAATGTACAGCTAAGTGGTGGTGAATGGTGGGATCCTGCTGCAAGCTATGATCAATTGATGTTAGTAGTAAGTGAATTTGATTTTAGAAAAGATGCACGAAAAGTTATTGTGATTATTACCGATTCCCCAGCAAAAAGTGTATATGGAACCTTCTGGTATGCTCCAGATTGTTCTGCTGCAACTTTATCAGCTGTTGAGCTATTTCTTAAAGATAAAGGTTTTGAAATATTATATAGCCAACCTGAGAAGTTGCAACATCTAAAAGGATATTTTGATGCTAATATAAACCCAAAAGCAATGGCTGGCTTTGAAACATTCGGAACACGTATATCGTGGCCTTTTCAACAAGAGGATATTAAGATAAAAAGTGATCAAATTGTAGAAAGTCAATACTTTTTTGCATGGAAAAGTCAGCTTAATATACCAGGAGATCCACATAATTATACTGTAAGAGTTACGATTAAAGCTATAGATCCTAGTCGTTCTAGTGAATGGGTAGAATGCAGTTTTTCTTATGTTCCTTATCAACAAACAGCAAAACTTATGATTAATGTTTATGATGAAGGTGGAAATCCTACTGATGATGTTTGGTTATACTTCTATAGAGAAATGGGAGATCGTAAGATATGTACTCAATCGCAAGAGAAACCAAAAAATGGTTTAATCTTCATTGACAGAATGCCTATTGGCAATTATTATCTAATTACCCGTACACATGGTAATCCAGTATATAGCTATGAAACTCTTAGATATGAAGAGAGGCGTAGGATTGAGATCCCAGCAGAAGGGTTGAATTTCACATTAAGAGTTAAAACTGGGGAAAGAGAAATGGAACTTGCAAAGGCTAGAGGATTACTAAAAGACTTGGATGAATATTCATTACCTGATAACCCATTTAAAGATTTTGTTGCTGAAGCTGAGAAGTGGTTAAATGAGCTAGAAGCAGATGGAATAACATGGCAAGAGATGGTAGCTATCAAACGTTTTTATGTTGCTCTTTCAGGTTACGCAAACTTTAATGAATATGCTCAACGTGAACTTGAAAATGCAATTAAGGATTTCATGGAAATAATAAAAGACATTTATAAAATTATTAGGGCGTTGAAAGGATTCGCAATTGCTAGAGAAATGTCCTTCAAAGAGATATTAGCAGCAGCAGTACTGGAGTTAGCATACGATATTCTAACAGGTGGGCGCTTTACAGCAGCCAAGGAAGCTGTTGAAAAAGCGCTTGTCGCGCTAGTGACGTATATTAGAACAAAGCTCATATCCGACCTTGTTAAATTTATTTTGGAACAGATTCCAGATATGCCTTACAAGTCACCTATCATCCAGATGATTTCTGATTGTATAGAACTTGCGCGATTGCACGAGATAGCTAAGTCTGAGAATATGAGCCAAGTTGAAGAAGAAGAAATGTTTGAAAAAAAGCTTGTTAACGAAATAATGCCATACTATGAAAAAGTTTTCATTGAAAGCGTTTTTAAGGTTTATTATATTGATAGAGCTAAAACAGGTCTATACGCAGCATTAGAGAGTGCTAAGAGCTATGTACCTCAAGGAGAAAACTATGATGATTGGGAGGAGGGAATGTTTTGGGATTTCTATGAGTATAGAGAAATAGTAGACTCCATACAAGACACAGCATGGAATGCGCTGAAGACACAGGAGGATATCGAGAACTGGGCAAATATGCTTAAGGAATTAGCGGACATTCTTGATCTTCTTGCACAGTCTCTTGATACTTTAGGGGGCTTCTATCCACCTTTCGAGGATGAAGCAAAAGCAGTTCATAAGATAGTTATTGTGCTAGATGGAATACAAATAATACCAAGAGCAATAGAATTTGGTCTTGAAGTAGATTGCATATATACACTTGGAGATAAAGCAGAAGTGCTATCTTACGCTGCTTTTGGAAAGACGTAA
- a CDS encoding AAA family ATPase, producing the protein MIKESNDLKKLLVFGIAGMPGAGKTEVCKILSKKFNAPIYIMGDIIRRIAKERNIEPSRNNLEKIMIKIREEEGEDIIAKKIFEEIKLSNIKNGVIIIDGIRSIHELDFFKKNFENFILLAVIASKENRFLRLFKRRREDDPSSFEEFIKRDRIESLIGLGAVLAEADFYILNDGTLKELNKQIQKISSIISKKDRC; encoded by the coding sequence ATGATTAAAGAATCCAATGATCTAAAGAAATTGTTAGTATTTGGAATAGCTGGAATGCCAGGAGCAGGGAAAACAGAAGTATGTAAAATATTAAGTAAAAAATTTAATGCTCCAATATATATAATGGGAGATATAATTCGTAGAATAGCTAAAGAAAGGAATATAGAACCCTCTAGAAATAATTTAGAAAAAATTATGATTAAAATAAGAGAAGAAGAAGGGGAAGATATTATTGCTAAAAAAATATTTGAAGAAATAAAACTATCAAATATTAAAAATGGAGTAATAATTATTGATGGTATAAGGAGCATTCATGAATTAGATTTTTTTAAAAAAAATTTTGAAAATTTTATTTTATTAGCTGTAATAGCATCTAAAGAAAATAGGTTTCTAAGATTATTTAAAAGAAGAAGAGAAGATGACCCATCAAGTTTTGAGGAATTTATTAAAAGAGATAGAATAGAATCTTTAATAGGATTAGGAGCAGTTTTAGCTGAAGCAGATTTTTATATTTTAAATGATGGAACATTGAAAGAATTAAATAAACAAATTCAAAAAATTTCATCAATTATAAGTAAAAAAGATCGTTGCTAG
- a CDS encoding arginine decarboxylase, pyruvoyl-dependent: MIPKYMFFTRGVGKHKDYLHSFELALRDAGIEKCNLVYVSSIFPPECKLIPREEGVKMLKPGQITFCVMSKNSTNEPHRLISSAIGLALPIGNKSYGYISEHHAFGETEKKSEAYAEYLAATMLATTLGLTGEQIEIIEKGETYEIKSKYIKTKGICQSAIGDKDGKWTTTIAAAVFIIE; encoded by the coding sequence ATGATACCAAAATATATGTTTTTTACTAGAGGTGTAGGAAAACATAAAGATTATTTGCATAGTTTTGAATTAGCTTTAAGAGATGCTGGAATTGAAAAATGTAACTTAGTTTATGTTTCAAGTATTTTTCCACCGGAATGCAAACTGATCCCTAGAGAAGAAGGAGTTAAAATGCTTAAACCTGGACAAATAACTTTTTGCGTAATGTCAAAAAATTCTACAAATGAACCACATAGATTAATTAGCTCTGCTATAGGGTTAGCTCTTCCAATAGGAAATAAGAGTTATGGATACATAAGTGAACATCATGCTTTTGGAGAAACTGAAAAGAAAAGTGAAGCTTATGCAGAATATCTTGCAGCTACAATGCTTGCTACAACTCTTGGATTAACAGGAGAGCAAATAGAGATAATAGAAAAAGGAGAAACATATGAAATAAAAAGTAAATATATTAAAACTAAAGGAATTTGTCAATCTGCTATAGGGGATAAAGATGGTAAATGGACTACTACTATTGCAGCAGCAGTATTCATAATCGAATAA
- a CDS encoding DUF4342 domain-containing protein: protein MKRCQECGKELPEDVAYCYICGSPVGKVSREEYSVSSEELVKTIKKIIHEGNVTRIIVKNEKGEMLLEIPATVCVIGALLAPWMAALGVIAAIATKCKIIVERRE from the coding sequence TTGAAGCGTTGTCAAGAGTGCGGTAAGGAATTACCTGAAGATGTTGCTTATTGTTATATTTGCGGGTCTCCTGTGGGCAAAGTTTCAAGAGAAGAGTATTCCGTTTCCTCGGAAGAGCTTGTTAAAACAATTAAAAAGATTATTCATGAAGGGAATGTCACGAGAATAATTGTTAAGAATGAGAAGGGAGAAATGCTACTTGAGATACCTGCTACCGTATGTGTTATAGGTGCTCTCTTGGCGCCATGGATGGCTGCTTTAGGAGTAATTGCAGCAATAGCGACTAAATGCAAGATAATCGTGGAAAGAAGAGAATAG
- the thpR gene encoding RNA 2',3'-cyclic phosphodiesterase has protein sequence MSETIRSFIAIDIKKKEIIDKMIKIQEELLSTGGDIKLVEKENLHITLWFLGEVSSQILKKIFENIDKISFEPFKLTLSKIGYFPGGNRINVVWVGVQDELYNLRKIFYQLSEILDPLGFKLEGKDFAPHVTLCRVKSSRNKDRLLDKIKELSNIEFGVEEVSEIFIKKSTLTPKGPIYTNIYTLRGRK, from the coding sequence ATGTCTGAAACCATAAGATCATTTATTGCAATAGATATTAAAAAGAAAGAAATAATTGATAAAATGATTAAAATTCAAGAAGAATTATTATCAACTGGAGGAGATATAAAATTAGTTGAAAAAGAAAATCTTCATATAACATTATGGTTTTTAGGAGAAGTTTCTTCTCAAATACTTAAAAAAATTTTTGAAAATATTGATAAAATAAGTTTTGAACCATTTAAATTAACTCTTTCTAAAATAGGTTATTTTCCAGGTGGAAATAGAATCAATGTAGTTTGGGTTGGAGTTCAGGATGAGTTATACAATTTAAGAAAAATATTTTATCAATTATCTGAAATACTCGACCCATTGGGTTTTAAATTAGAAGGAAAAGATTTTGCTCCGCATGTAACACTTTGTAGAGTTAAATCTTCTAGAAATAAAGATAGATTATTAGATAAAATAAAAGAATTATCAAATATAGAATTTGGAGTTGAAGAAGTATCAGAAATATTTATTAAAAAAAGTACATTAACTCCTAAAGGTCCAATATACACAAATATTTATACTCTGCGAGGAAGAAAATAA
- a CDS encoding RNA-binding domain-containing protein, with product MLFEFTIINGMVKMIIKISSILNNTENKDKVEKAIKNIFPTANVILINKNEEKFLEAELKNLEDLKKFKMLLKIRKIRAAAKAIFLKGIEGKKIIFYLNKQVASVGQISFSEPIGESPLGPIKVIIENDDPHKIIDWLTQE from the coding sequence ATGTTATTTGAATTTACAATTATTAATGGAATGGTGAAAATGATTATTAAAATTTCTTCTATCCTTAATAATACAGAAAATAAAGATAAAGTTGAGAAAGCTATTAAGAATATTTTTCCAACAGCTAATGTAATTTTAATTAATAAAAATGAAGAAAAATTTTTAGAAGCTGAATTAAAAAATTTAGAAGATTTAAAAAAATTTAAAATGTTATTAAAAATTAGAAAAATTAGAGCAGCTGCAAAAGCAATATTTCTTAAAGGTATTGAAGGGAAAAAGATTATTTTTTATTTAAATAAGCAAGTTGCTTCAGTTGGGCAAATATCATTTTCAGAGCCAATAGGAGAATCTCCTCTTGGACCAATTAAAGTTATAATTGAAAATGATGATCCGCACAAAATAATTGATTGGCTTACTCAAGAGTGA
- a CDS encoding UPF0182 family protein produces MYNSSKSVGFPYGRSMLWILIIVVVLLVLFAVMEQLVWFWLNVLEFGELFIRPIYFEFLSGLILAVIAFFRFDFKNRRSLFWWAIRLILRLMRKERLRTIPSRYIDFKTFKMSPGRFAAWQVTKVIIGILFFRNMIFGMTIYGMIQGWEIGIEKIWKIFSLPFITPPMDLSYAKTNVIPLIPSLTLIITPILRAIEIRLIVLVFLTQLVRIITPSVEELKGESLQTRWRIGVIEALIALGLFWMMSKFFFSSFIDYNTKVVIGLLTILSGVFAFFSYLDGIRKKWLFTITPRSIILRALTIFIIILLAGSAMAIQNSIADARKVEWRGPYVAQQIAVNRYLAELDDVKEIPYDFGVKPISPERISAYVAMHKELLSKIRLWDWQAAFAKLKPEIGLIPYIDFQDSDILRFENDIYWSASMKPILPVTVRPEDRWYAQHLVYTHVPAGFLILDAHTGTIIETEQFFQQRRVYYGEGGLFSETWSAFPVNRKKSDELGGFFYDGKGGIDIPPPLSWLFDPVFFWSYMSETIHVLRYRDVYDRMKLLFPYFEYQFEGRNIDILPVTDGINTYWLMPLIIRLNGGNVPWSGGNPLMRLVGYALIDIYHGKIQLLILGNDYFSELFKKAYGEYIFTEVPDWLKKQLRYPEELFEWKVSMYNFFHVTDPATFIVAKEFFEIPMGLDTYYVIAKPPGFEKFEYIGLLSLELRGAGGRNLAGYMIVRNDYENFGEMIFYKVDIDSPTKLLGPTAVLEAMEKNPDFAKLKTLLREPRVGDIIFYRIGDHDVYFIPVYTAGAPGVVAELGTIVTVGAAFTGKYHVGLGNSVEESFKSFLVQLVGLEAPPPSEEIGKEQRLKNILKLFEDNGLTVVEPKTIYPTVSFQEGEVNYISEDQWNVARELVNSFIENWGKDADKILMWTENSKVNFGVLVNVRGIIELHYITISLEG; encoded by the coding sequence TTGTATAATTCATCAAAGAGTGTGGGCTTTCCTTATGGACGTTCAATGTTATGGATTCTTATAATTGTAGTAGTCTTGCTTGTACTCTTTGCTGTAATGGAACAACTTGTCTGGTTCTGGTTGAACGTATTAGAATTTGGGGAGCTCTTTATCCGGCCAATATATTTCGAGTTTCTGAGCGGTTTGATTTTAGCTGTAATTGCTTTTTTTAGATTCGATTTCAAGAATAGAAGGTCATTATTCTGGTGGGCTATAAGACTGATATTACGACTTATGCGTAAAGAAAGACTTAGAACTATCCCATCCCGTTATATTGACTTCAAAACCTTCAAGATGTCGCCCGGAAGATTTGCAGCTTGGCAAGTAACAAAAGTCATTATAGGTATTCTCTTCTTTAGGAATATGATTTTCGGTATGACTATATATGGTATGATACAAGGTTGGGAAATAGGCATAGAAAAGATATGGAAAATCTTCAGTCTTCCTTTCATAACACCCCCAATGGATTTGTCCTATGCTAAAACGAATGTTATACCATTAATTCCGTCTCTAACTCTAATAATTACTCCTATTCTTAGAGCGATAGAAATCCGTTTAATAGTTTTAGTGTTTTTAACTCAATTGGTGCGTATCATTACACCAAGTGTTGAAGAGTTAAAAGGTGAGAGTCTACAGACACGTTGGCGTATTGGTGTTATTGAAGCCTTAATAGCTTTAGGGCTTTTCTGGATGATGAGCAAATTCTTTTTCTCATCATTCATTGACTATAACACTAAGGTCGTAATTGGATTATTAACAATCCTTAGTGGAGTATTCGCCTTTTTTTCTTATCTAGATGGAATTAGAAAAAAGTGGTTATTCACTATTACACCTCGTTCAATAATTCTTCGTGCCTTAACAATATTTATAATAATACTTTTAGCTGGGTCAGCTATGGCAATTCAGAACAGCATCGCAGATGCTAGGAAAGTTGAGTGGAGAGGACCATATGTAGCCCAACAAATTGCCGTTAATCGATACTTAGCTGAACTGGATGATGTGAAAGAAATACCTTACGATTTTGGTGTAAAACCTATCTCACCAGAACGCATATCTGCCTATGTTGCTATGCATAAAGAACTCTTAAGTAAGATACGCTTATGGGACTGGCAAGCTGCTTTTGCTAAGCTAAAACCTGAAATTGGATTAATTCCCTATATTGACTTTCAAGATTCAGACATTCTTCGTTTTGAGAATGATATCTATTGGAGTGCATCAATGAAACCTATATTGCCTGTAACTGTTCGTCCAGAAGATAGATGGTATGCTCAACATTTGGTCTATACACACGTGCCTGCAGGCTTCCTTATCTTAGACGCTCATACGGGCACGATTATTGAAACAGAACAGTTTTTCCAGCAAAGAAGAGTTTACTATGGTGAAGGGGGCTTATTCAGTGAAACATGGAGCGCATTCCCAGTCAATCGGAAGAAAAGTGATGAGCTTGGAGGCTTTTTTTACGATGGAAAAGGTGGAATAGATATTCCTCCACCCTTAAGCTGGCTCTTTGATCCAGTTTTCTTTTGGTCTTATATGAGTGAGACAATCCATGTGTTACGATATAGAGATGTCTACGATAGGATGAAACTTCTTTTTCCCTATTTTGAATATCAGTTTGAAGGAAGAAACATAGATATACTTCCAGTGACAGATGGTATAAACACTTATTGGCTCATGCCTCTAATTATCCGTCTTAATGGAGGAAATGTTCCTTGGAGTGGTGGCAACCCGCTTATGAGGCTTGTAGGATATGCCTTAATCGACATTTATCATGGGAAAATTCAACTTCTAATACTAGGAAATGACTATTTTAGTGAACTTTTTAAGAAAGCCTATGGTGAATACATATTTACAGAGGTTCCAGATTGGTTAAAGAAACAGCTTAGATACCCTGAGGAATTATTTGAGTGGAAAGTAAGCATGTATAACTTTTTCCACGTAACAGATCCAGCCACATTTATCGTAGCAAAGGAATTTTTTGAAATACCAATGGGATTGGACACGTACTATGTAATAGCTAAGCCTCCAGGATTTGAGAAATTTGAATATATTGGGCTTTTATCGCTTGAGCTTCGAGGTGCAGGTGGTCGAAATCTTGCAGGATACATGATTGTACGAAATGATTATGAAAACTTTGGTGAAATGATTTTCTATAAGGTAGATATAGATTCTCCAACGAAGCTACTCGGTCCTACCGCTGTGCTAGAGGCTATGGAGAAAAATCCTGACTTTGCAAAGTTGAAAACATTGCTTCGTGAACCACGTGTCGGTGATATTATCTTTTACCGTATAGGAGACCATGATGTATACTTCATCCCTGTCTATACAGCTGGTGCCCCTGGAGTTGTTGCTGAGTTAGGAACAATAGTAACTGTTGGAGCTGCTTTTACGGGAAAATATCATGTTGGTCTTGGAAATAGTGTTGAAGAATCTTTTAAATCTTTCTTAGTTCAACTGGTCGGCTTGGAAGCTCCGCCACCATCCGAGGAGATAGGAAAAGAGCAGAGGTTAAAGAATATCTTGAAACTTTTTGAGGATAATGGCTTAACTGTTGTGGAGCCTAAGACAATCTATCCTACTGTCTCTTTTCAAGAAGGAGAAGTAAACTACATATCTGAAGATCAATGGAATGTAGCTAGAGAACTTGTTAATTCCTTCATAGAGAATTGGGGTAAAGATGCCGATAAGATACTAATGTGGACTGAAAATTCTAAAGTAAACTTCGGCGTTCTAGTTAATGTTAGAGGTATAATAGAACTTCATTATATTACTATTTCTTTAGAGGGATGA